A window from Acidobacteriota bacterium encodes these proteins:
- a CDS encoding M67 family metallopeptidase: MRAPMTIVLPRAVRRAIVAHAERERPRECCGFLVGSGSRVTHAVPMSNVAEGTTRYRLDDRGHIELRRLLREFRPPLAIVGVYHSHPAGAPVPSETDVAEAHYPEWIHVIVGLGSGRARLAAFRIAGGHAFAARCR; encoded by the coding sequence GTGAGAGCGCCGATGACGATCGTGCTGCCGCGCGCCGTGCGGCGTGCGATCGTCGCGCACGCCGAGCGGGAGCGGCCGCGCGAGTGCTGCGGGTTCCTCGTCGGATCGGGCTCGCGCGTGACGCATGCGGTGCCGATGTCGAACGTGGCAGAGGGCACGACGCGATACCGGCTCGACGATCGCGGGCACATCGAGCTTCGCCGGCTCTTGCGCGAGTTCAGGCCGCCGCTCGCGATCGTCGGCGTGTATCACTCGCACCCGGCGGGTGCACCGGTGCCGTCCGAGACCGACGTCGCCGAAGCGCACTATCCCGAATGGATCCACGTCATCGTCGGTCTCGGGAGCGGACGCGCGCGGCTGGCAGCGTTCCGGATCGCCGGCGGACACGCGTTTGCCGCGCGGTGTCGCTGA
- a CDS encoding acetoacetate--CoA ligase translates to MPPLWRPDPERIARSHLSAFTRRAERRAGRSLPDYASLHCWSVTDVPAFWDELWSAAGIVGERGERVVDRLDAMPGARFFPDARLNFAENLLRRRDDGPAILATTEHGREVEISHAELLRDVGRAAAALRRAGVGCGDRVAGLIANVPEAVIAALGAASIGAVWSGCSPEFGVDGIVDRFGQIAPRVLIAVDAHHYGGRRFDVLPKLRDVLARLPSVTTTVVVPMDDPPRVLAGAVAWRDWLDAAGDQPLAFERFGFNDPLYVLYSSGTTGVPKAIVHGAGGTLLQHVKEHRLHCDLRHGDRLFYFTTCGWMMWHWLVSGLATGATIVLYDGSPAHPQITTLLDLADRLRITLFGTSARLLDTLAKSGVVPRETHDLASVRTITSTGSPLAPEAFEYVYRAVKRDVHLASISGGSDIIGCFVLGNPNGEVWAGEIQAAGLGMDVRVFDEDGRELAEGAGELVCATPFPSMPLGFWQDDDGARYRAAYFERYPAVWHHGDWIRRTSHGGFVIEGRSDATLNPGGVRIGTAEIYREVQHVPEVLESLAVGQQWQGDQRIVLFVRLRPGTSLDDDLRRRIVDVIRQQASPRHVPQRIVAVADLPRTMSGKLVELAVRRVIHGEPVPNRDALANPDSLDLFRDLPELRS, encoded by the coding sequence ATGCCGCCGCTGTGGCGACCGGACCCTGAGCGGATCGCGCGTTCGCACCTCTCGGCATTCACGCGCCGCGCGGAGCGTCGCGCGGGCCGATCGCTTCCTGACTACGCGAGCCTGCACTGCTGGTCCGTCACCGACGTGCCGGCGTTCTGGGACGAGCTCTGGTCCGCGGCCGGCATCGTCGGCGAACGCGGCGAGCGGGTCGTCGATCGGCTCGACGCGATGCCGGGTGCGAGGTTCTTCCCCGACGCACGGCTCAACTTCGCGGAGAACCTGCTGCGACGCCGCGACGATGGTCCGGCGATTCTGGCCACCACGGAACACGGACGCGAGGTGGAGATCTCTCACGCCGAGCTGCTTCGTGACGTCGGGCGCGCCGCGGCAGCGCTCCGGCGGGCCGGCGTCGGCTGCGGCGACCGTGTCGCAGGGCTGATCGCGAACGTGCCCGAAGCCGTCATCGCCGCGCTCGGCGCCGCGTCGATCGGCGCCGTCTGGTCCGGCTGTTCGCCGGAGTTCGGCGTCGACGGCATCGTCGACCGCTTTGGCCAGATCGCGCCGCGCGTGCTGATCGCCGTCGATGCGCATCATTACGGCGGCCGCCGGTTCGACGTCCTGCCGAAGCTGCGGGACGTGCTGGCGCGGCTGCCGTCGGTGACGACGACGGTGGTGGTGCCGATGGACGACCCGCCGCGCGTGCTGGCGGGGGCCGTCGCCTGGCGCGACTGGCTCGACGCCGCCGGCGATCAGCCGCTCGCGTTCGAGCGGTTCGGATTCAACGACCCGCTCTACGTTCTGTACTCGTCGGGCACGACCGGCGTGCCGAAGGCGATCGTGCACGGCGCTGGTGGCACGCTGCTGCAGCACGTGAAGGAACACCGCCTACACTGCGACCTGCGGCACGGCGACCGGCTCTTCTACTTCACGACGTGCGGCTGGATGATGTGGCACTGGCTCGTGTCGGGGCTGGCCACCGGCGCGACGATCGTGCTCTACGACGGGTCACCCGCGCACCCGCAGATCACGACGCTGCTCGACCTGGCGGACCGCCTGCGCATCACGCTGTTCGGCACGTCGGCGCGGCTGCTCGACACGCTCGCCAAGTCGGGAGTGGTGCCGCGCGAGACGCACGACCTCGCGTCGGTGCGAACGATCACTTCGACGGGCTCGCCGCTTGCACCCGAGGCCTTCGAGTACGTCTATCGGGCCGTCAAGCGCGACGTCCATCTCGCCTCGATTTCCGGGGGCAGCGACATCATCGGCTGCTTCGTGCTGGGCAATCCCAACGGCGAAGTCTGGGCCGGCGAGATCCAGGCAGCCGGGCTCGGGATGGACGTTCGCGTGTTCGACGAAGACGGCCGCGAGCTGGCCGAAGGCGCCGGCGAGCTCGTCTGCGCGACGCCGTTTCCATCCATGCCGCTGGGGTTCTGGCAGGACGACGATGGGGCCCGGTACCGCGCCGCCTACTTCGAACGCTACCCGGCCGTCTGGCACCACGGCGACTGGATCCGCCGGACGTCACACGGCGGCTTCGTCATCGAAGGGCGTTCCGATGCGACGCTCAATCCAGGCGGCGTGCGGATCGGCACGGCGGAGATCTACCGGGAAGTGCAGCACGTGCCCGAGGTCCTCGAGAGCCTCGCCGTCGGCCAGCAGTGGCAAGGCGATCAACGGATCGTGCTGTTCGTCCGCCTGCGCCCCGGCACGTCGCTCGACGACGACCTGCGGCGCAGGATCGTCGACGTCATCCGCCAGCAGGCGTCACCGCGTCACGTGCCGCAGCGCATCGTCGCGGTCGCGGATTTGCCGAGGACGATGAGCGGCAAGCTGGTCGAACTGGCGGTGCGGCGGGTGATTCACGGCGAGCCGGTGCCGAACCGCGACGCGCTCGCGAATCCTGACAGCCTGGATCTCTTCCGCGATCTGCCGGAGCTCCGCTCGTGA
- a CDS encoding prephenate dehydrogenase/arogenate dehydrogenase family protein, with product MSEPPFRRIGVAGLGLIGGSVALAARARWADVELIGCDRGESLDEARQRTIADRYTDDVRDLAAADLIVLATPVAAMAGLMAAIRDLDVETIVTDVGSTKRRVMAAAAAAALPHFVGGHPMAGSEQGGLAHARPDLFDGRPWMLVAAAGEPGDDGRRVERFVRGLGAAPRWTDAQTHDRVVAYVSHAPQVLAVALMNATVDATGDRGLAASGRAFKEMTRLASSPADMWQAILADNADNVSAALRDVLDRLPHQTDLADGRWVQDAFARAHRCRARLMRGEFDPE from the coding sequence GTGAGTGAGCCGCCATTTCGCCGCATCGGCGTCGCCGGGCTAGGATTGATCGGCGGGTCGGTCGCGCTCGCGGCGCGGGCGCGCTGGGCTGACGTGGAGCTGATCGGCTGCGATCGGGGCGAGTCGCTGGACGAGGCGCGACAGCGGACGATCGCCGACCGCTACACCGACGACGTACGCGATCTCGCGGCGGCCGATCTCATCGTGCTCGCCACGCCCGTGGCGGCGATGGCCGGGCTGATGGCGGCGATCCGCGATCTGGACGTCGAGACGATCGTCACGGACGTTGGATCGACGAAGCGTCGCGTGATGGCCGCGGCGGCCGCCGCGGCGCTCCCGCACTTCGTCGGCGGCCATCCGATGGCCGGCAGCGAGCAGGGCGGCCTCGCGCACGCGCGGCCCGATCTGTTCGACGGCCGGCCGTGGATGCTGGTCGCCGCCGCCGGCGAGCCGGGAGACGACGGCCGGCGTGTCGAGCGCTTCGTGCGAGGGCTCGGTGCGGCACCTCGATGGACCGATGCGCAGACGCACGATCGTGTCGTGGCCTACGTCAGCCACGCGCCGCAGGTGCTCGCCGTGGCGCTCATGAACGCCACCGTCGACGCCACGGGTGATCGCGGGCTCGCCGCGTCGGGCCGTGCGTTCAAGGAGATGACCCGTCTCGCCTCGAGCCCGGCCGACATGTGGCAGGCGATCCTCGCCGACAACGCCGACAACGTGAGCGCGGCGCTGCGGGACGTGCTCGACCGGCTCCCGCATCAGACGGATCTGGCCGATGGCCGCTGGGTGCAGGACGCCTTTGCGCGGGCCCACCGGTGCCGGGCGCGGCTGATGCGCGGGGAGTTCGATCCCGAGTAG
- a CDS encoding tryptophan synthase subunit alpha has translation MSRLAQAFARPGQPKLVAFATAGDPDVARSADVLRAMARGGADVLEVGVPFSDPIADGPVIQRAIERALAGGTTMRRALDLVRSVRPDLDVPVVLFTYVNPVLRMGTEEFVSRAADAGVDGVLLLDLPIEESAATRDALARRGIDQIFLVSPTTTPARLREAARLGRGFLYAISRLGVTGARDAVAESAAPLVERVREVTSLPVALGFGISRPEHVREVTRFADAAVVGSALVQVIADATRTGGDVPARVEAFIRWLKGTSGE, from the coding sequence ATGAGCCGGCTGGCGCAGGCGTTCGCGCGTCCCGGCCAGCCGAAGCTCGTCGCGTTCGCCACCGCCGGCGATCCGGACGTCGCGCGGTCTGCCGACGTGTTGCGCGCGATGGCCCGCGGCGGCGCCGACGTCCTCGAGGTCGGCGTGCCGTTCTCGGATCCGATCGCCGATGGGCCGGTCATCCAGCGGGCCATCGAGCGGGCGCTCGCCGGCGGGACGACGATGCGCCGGGCGCTCGATCTCGTGCGCTCGGTTCGCCCGGACCTCGACGTGCCGGTCGTGCTCTTCACGTACGTCAACCCGGTCCTGCGGATGGGCACGGAGGAGTTCGTCTCGCGCGCAGCCGACGCCGGCGTGGACGGCGTGCTCCTGCTCGATCTGCCGATCGAGGAGTCGGCAGCGACGAGAGATGCGCTGGCGCGCCGAGGAATCGATCAGATCTTTCTCGTCAGCCCGACCACGACGCCGGCGCGCCTGCGCGAAGCTGCGCGTCTTGGACGAGGCTTTCTGTACGCCATTTCGCGTCTGGGCGTGACGGGCGCGCGCGACGCGGTGGCCGAGTCGGCCGCACCGCTCGTCGAGCGCGTGCGCGAGGTGACGTCGCTGCCGGTGGCGCTCGGCTTCGGCATCTCCCGGCCCGAGCACGTTCGCGAGGTGACGCGGTTCGCCGACGCCGCCGTGGTCGGCAGCGCGCTCGTCCAGGTGATCGCCGACGCGACGCGGACGGGCGGCGACGTGCCCGCCCGCGTCGAGGCGTTCATCCGCTGGCTCAAGGGGACGTCCGGTGAGTGA
- the trpB gene encoding tryptophan synthase subunit beta, whose protein sequence is MGRRRLVRCRTCRRCEEPGAPAGVHRRRGRREIGGRVTDGVIETPGPAFGRRDPDRHGYFGEFGGRFVPETLMAPLDELTAAYEAARRDPAFAGALRTLLSEYVGRPTPLSEARRAAGTTGVRLFLKREDLAHTGAHKINNALGQALLATRMGKRRIVAETGAGQHGVATATACALLGLDCVVYMGTDDMARQALNVFRMRMLGATVTGVDAGSRTLKDAINEAMRDWVANVGTTYYLLGSALGPHPYPLMVREFQSVIGEEARRQVRAQAGRLPDLVVACVGGGSNAIGIFDAFVGDATVRLVGVEAGGRGITPGDHAARFAGGRPGVLHGTRSLLLQDEDGNILPTHSVSAGLDYPSIGPEHAWLAAQGRTEYAWIDDARALRGFAWLARHEGILPALESSHAVAWVEDALPRLSPGTVVVLNISGRGDKDVETVRQLMGDDVETPVGEAGR, encoded by the coding sequence GTGGGCCGTCGACGTCTCGTCAGGTGTCGAACGTGCCGCCGGTGTGAAGAGCCCGGAGCGCCTGCGGGCGTTCATCGACGCCGTGGCCGGCGTGAGATCGGAGGACGCGTGACTGACGGAGTGATCGAGACGCCCGGGCCCGCCTTTGGCCGTCGCGATCCGGATCGCCATGGCTACTTCGGGGAGTTCGGCGGGCGCTTCGTGCCCGAGACGCTGATGGCGCCGCTCGACGAGCTGACCGCCGCGTACGAGGCGGCGCGCCGCGATCCCGCGTTCGCCGGCGCGCTTCGCACGCTGCTGAGCGAGTACGTCGGCCGGCCGACGCCGCTGTCCGAGGCGCGGCGCGCTGCCGGCACGACCGGCGTGCGGCTGTTCCTGAAGCGCGAGGACCTCGCGCACACCGGCGCGCACAAGATCAACAACGCGCTCGGGCAGGCGCTGCTCGCCACGCGCATGGGCAAGCGGCGGATCGTCGCCGAGACTGGCGCCGGCCAGCACGGCGTCGCGACCGCCACCGCCTGCGCGCTCCTCGGCCTCGACTGCGTCGTCTACATGGGGACGGACGACATGGCGCGGCAGGCGTTGAACGTCTTCCGCATGCGGATGCTCGGGGCGACCGTGACCGGCGTGGACGCGGGCAGCCGGACGCTCAAGGACGCGATCAACGAGGCGATGCGCGACTGGGTCGCGAACGTCGGCACGACGTACTACCTGCTCGGGTCCGCCCTCGGGCCGCATCCGTATCCGCTGATGGTCCGCGAGTTCCAGTCGGTGATCGGCGAGGAGGCGCGGCGCCAGGTGCGCGCGCAGGCCGGCCGGCTGCCCGACCTGGTCGTGGCGTGCGTCGGCGGCGGCAGCAACGCGATCGGGATCTTCGACGCGTTCGTCGGCGATGCGACCGTGCGTCTGGTCGGCGTCGAAGCGGGCGGCCGCGGCATCACGCCGGGCGATCACGCCGCGCGCTTCGCGGGCGGACGGCCCGGAGTACTCCATGGAACGCGGAGCCTGCTGCTGCAGGACGAGGACGGGAACATCCTGCCGACCCACTCGGTGTCCGCCGGCCTCGACTATCCGTCCATCGGGCCCGAGCACGCGTGGCTCGCCGCGCAGGGACGCACCGAGTACGCGTGGATTGACGATGCGCGCGCGCTCCGCGGGTTCGCGTGGCTGGCGCGCCACGAGGGGATCCTGCCGGCGCTCGAGTCGTCGCACGCGGTCGCCTGGGTCGAGGACGCGCTGCCCCGACTGTCCCCCGGCACCGTCGTCGTGCTCAACATCTCGGGCCGCGGCGACAAGGACGTCGAGACGGTGCGCCAGCTCATGGGCGACGATGTCGAGACGCCGGTGGGGGAGGCGGGGCGATGA
- a CDS encoding phosphoribosylanthranilate isomerase yields MNRVERVRVKICGLTRAEDAALAVDLGADALGFICWRESPRYVEPRSIREIAAAVPPFVTLVGVFVDAAPDEVAGVVRAAGLGAVQLHGEERVADYRDVGARLLKRTAIDDDEALAEAVALPRDVLALVDAVDPTARGGTGRRADWTRAARLARARPLVLAGGLTADNVAEAVRVVRPWAVDVSSGVERAAGVKSPERLRAFIDAVAGVRSEDA; encoded by the coding sequence ATGAATCGCGTGGAGCGTGTGCGGGTCAAGATCTGCGGGCTGACGCGCGCGGAGGACGCCGCGCTGGCCGTGGATCTCGGCGCCGACGCGCTCGGGTTCATCTGCTGGCGTGAGAGCCCGCGATACGTCGAGCCCCGGTCGATCCGCGAGATCGCGGCGGCCGTGCCGCCGTTCGTGACGCTCGTGGGTGTCTTCGTCGATGCGGCGCCCGACGAGGTGGCCGGGGTCGTGCGCGCGGCCGGTCTCGGCGCCGTGCAGCTCCACGGCGAGGAGCGCGTCGCCGACTATCGCGACGTAGGCGCTCGCCTCCTCAAGCGCACAGCGATCGACGATGATGAGGCGCTGGCCGAGGCGGTGGCGCTGCCGCGGGATGTGTTGGCGCTCGTGGACGCGGTCGATCCGACAGCGCGTGGCGGCACCGGCCGCCGCGCCGACTGGACGCGGGCGGCGCGGCTCGCGCGCGCGCGTCCGCTCGTGCTCGCGGGCGGGCTGACAGCCGACAACGTCGCCGAGGCCGTGCGCGTCGTGCGGCCGTGGGCCGTCGACGTCTCGTCAGGTGTCGAACGTGCCGCCGGTGTGAAGAGCCCGGAGCGCCTGCGGGCGTTCATCGACGCCGTGGCCGGCGTGAGATCGGAGGACGCGTGA
- the trpC gene encoding indole-3-glycerol phosphate synthase TrpC — protein MTADLLQAIVAGARRSAEERERLVPAAQLERRLTRAPDGEGFRRSLSAPGIRVIAECKRRSPSKGILRAAYDPVAIATTYARAGAAAISVLTEPSFFDGSLDHLRQIRAAVDLPLLRKDFVVTRYQLIEAAAAGADAVLLIVAALSQQELTSLHAQALAVGLAPLVEVHDDDELARAVDAGAAVIGVNSRNLRTLQVDTSLLDRLGAAIPPGVVAVAESGLRTAADLRRLSRVRYQAFLIGERLMTEADPGAALASLVSQAEREP, from the coding sequence ATGACGGCTGACCTGCTGCAGGCGATCGTGGCCGGCGCGCGTCGGTCGGCGGAGGAACGCGAGCGGCTCGTGCCGGCCGCACAGCTCGAGCGGCGCCTCACGCGCGCACCCGACGGCGAAGGGTTCCGCCGCAGCCTCTCGGCGCCCGGCATTCGCGTGATCGCCGAGTGCAAGCGGCGGTCGCCGTCGAAAGGCATCCTGCGTGCCGCGTACGATCCGGTCGCCATCGCGACGACGTACGCACGCGCCGGTGCCGCGGCGATCTCGGTGCTGACCGAGCCGAGCTTCTTCGACGGCTCGCTCGACCATCTGCGTCAGATCCGCGCGGCGGTCGATCTGCCCCTCCTTCGGAAGGACTTCGTCGTCACGCGCTACCAGTTGATCGAAGCGGCGGCAGCCGGTGCCGATGCGGTGCTGCTGATTGTCGCCGCGCTGAGCCAGCAGGAGCTGACCTCGCTGCACGCACAGGCATTGGCCGTCGGCCTGGCGCCGCTCGTCGAAGTGCACGACGACGACGAGCTGGCGCGTGCGGTCGATGCGGGCGCCGCGGTCATCGGCGTCAACAGCCGGAATCTCCGGACGTTGCAGGTGGACACGTCGCTGCTCGACAGGCTGGGCGCCGCCATTCCGCCGGGCGTCGTCGCCGTTGCGGAGAGCGGCTTGCGCACGGCCGCCGACCTGCGCCGGCTGTCGCGGGTGCGCTATCAGGCATTTCTCATCGGCGAGCGATTGATGACCGAGGCGGATCCTGGTGCCGCCTTGGCGTCGCTGGTGTCGCAGGCCGAGCGCGAGCCATGA
- the trpD gene encoding anthranilate phosphoribosyltransferase: MSVADLLEQLRRHEDLSAEQAAEEMGAIMDGERQPSQIAALLMALALKGERPSELVGFARAMQARAVPLPARVRGVFDTCGTGGDGAHTFNVSTAAAIVLAGAGVRVAKHGNRAVSSRSGSADVFEALGLELAAPAERVAGALEAGLAFFFAPAWHPSMRHAGPTRRELGVRTVFNLIGPLTNPAGAERQIIGVSRPEHTALLAQALGALGAERAWVVHGAGGLDELSTLGHTKVSELHRGSVRTFYVHPADVHLPVAAAGDLAGGTAQENAAIIERVLAGASGPQRDVVLFNAAAGLLVAGRAGSLRDGIAQAARSIDGGAARAALDALRRHYTR, encoded by the coding sequence GTGAGCGTCGCCGACCTGCTCGAGCAGTTGCGGCGCCACGAGGATCTCTCGGCCGAGCAGGCGGCCGAGGAGATGGGCGCGATCATGGACGGCGAGCGGCAGCCGTCGCAGATCGCGGCGTTGCTGATGGCGCTCGCGTTGAAAGGCGAGCGCCCGTCGGAGCTGGTCGGGTTCGCGCGGGCGATGCAAGCGCGCGCGGTCCCGCTGCCAGCGCGCGTGCGCGGCGTCTTCGACACCTGCGGCACGGGGGGCGACGGCGCGCACACCTTCAACGTCTCGACTGCCGCGGCCATCGTCCTGGCCGGCGCCGGCGTGCGCGTCGCGAAGCACGGGAACCGCGCGGTGTCGAGCCGGAGCGGATCGGCCGACGTGTTCGAGGCGCTTGGCCTCGAGCTGGCCGCGCCCGCCGAGCGCGTGGCCGGCGCGCTCGAGGCGGGCCTGGCGTTCTTCTTCGCGCCCGCCTGGCATCCGTCGATGCGGCACGCTGGCCCAACCCGCCGTGAGCTGGGCGTGCGCACGGTCTTCAATCTGATCGGGCCGCTCACCAACCCGGCGGGTGCCGAACGCCAGATCATCGGCGTGTCGCGCCCCGAGCACACGGCGCTCCTGGCGCAGGCGCTCGGCGCGCTCGGCGCCGAACGGGCGTGGGTGGTGCACGGCGCCGGCGGCCTCGACGAGCTGTCGACGCTCGGCCACACGAAGGTCTCGGAGCTGCACCGCGGATCGGTGCGGACGTTCTACGTGCACCCGGCGGACGTGCATCTGCCGGTCGCGGCGGCCGGCGACCTCGCCGGTGGCACGGCGCAGGAGAACGCCGCGATCATCGAACGCGTGCTTGCCGGCGCCTCCGGCCCACAGCGCGACGTCGTCCTCTTCAACGCCGCCGCCGGATTGCTTGTGGCCGGGCGGGCCGGATCGCTGCGCGACGGCATCGCTCAGGCGGCACGGAGCATCGACGGCGGCGCGGCGCGCGCCGCACTGGATGCGCTGCGGCGCCATTACACCCGATGA
- a CDS encoding aminodeoxychorismate/anthranilate synthase component II, protein MVLLIDNYDSFTFNLAHRLGELGADVKVVRNDAMPLEALAGLHPERLVISPGPGRPESAGVTIDALRYFTGRIPVLGVCLGHQALSIAFGGRVERAAVPMHGKISRVRHDGSTLFHGVAEPFDAGRYHSLVIPRDGMPSGFRITAWVEDDRTIMGIGHDELPVFGVQFHPESVMTTVGHRLLQNFLEVRA, encoded by the coding sequence ATGGTTCTGCTCATCGACAACTACGACTCCTTCACGTTCAACCTGGCGCACCGCCTGGGCGAGCTCGGCGCGGACGTCAAGGTCGTCCGCAACGACGCGATGCCGCTCGAGGCGTTGGCCGGCCTCCATCCCGAGCGTCTCGTGATCTCGCCTGGACCGGGACGGCCGGAAAGCGCGGGCGTCACGATCGACGCGCTGCGCTACTTCACCGGACGGATTCCGGTGCTCGGCGTGTGCCTCGGCCACCAGGCGCTGTCGATCGCGTTCGGCGGGCGGGTCGAGCGCGCCGCCGTGCCGATGCACGGCAAGATCTCGCGGGTGCGGCACGACGGTTCCACGCTCTTTCACGGCGTGGCCGAGCCGTTCGACGCCGGGCGCTACCATTCCCTCGTGATACCGCGCGATGGGATGCCGAGCGGCTTCCGGATCACCGCGTGGGTGGAGGATGACCGGACCATCATGGGCATCGGCCACGACGAGCTGCCGGTGTTCGGCGTGCAGTTCCACCCCGAGTCGGTCATGACCACGGTGGGGCACCGGCTGCTGCAGAACTTCCTCGAGGTGAGAGCGTGA
- the trpE gene encoding anthranilate synthase component I, with translation MTQTSYEDFAELARRATFVPVCREIMADLLTPVSAFLKIAEHADYAFLFESVEGGEQVGRYSFLGKDPFLVVRGRAGETVIEESGTERTRTEPFIDVLRELMTEFQSPTVPGLPRFTGGAVGYVDYDAAEWFEPAVALAVLPLDRDLAAFMVFDTVLAFDHVKHRILAISNARVRPGADLRALYDFACAKIAFLERELEGTLSRPRRVDPGPLAFAANQTREAFEAAVRQIQEDIAAGEIYQAVLSQRFDADTTASPFDIYRALRHVNPSPYMFFIRMGADAIIGASPEMLVRVEGRHVETHPIAGTRRRGATEEEDRQLADELRQNEKERAEHVMLVDLGRNDIGRVAEIGSVRVAEYMAIERYSHVMHLVSRVEGRLAADRDRLDALIAAFPAGTLTGAPKIRAMQIVGALEPARRGLYGGAVGYLDFAGNLDFCIAIRTITMREGRVRIQAGAGIVADSTPAAEYEETRDKARALMQALEMAHQGL, from the coding sequence ATGACACAGACCTCTTACGAAGACTTCGCGGAGCTGGCCCGCCGGGCGACGTTCGTCCCGGTGTGCCGGGAGATCATGGCGGACTTGCTGACGCCGGTCTCGGCCTTCCTCAAGATCGCCGAGCACGCCGACTATGCGTTCCTGTTCGAAAGCGTCGAGGGGGGCGAACAGGTCGGCCGGTACTCGTTTCTCGGCAAGGACCCGTTCCTCGTCGTTCGCGGCCGCGCCGGTGAGACCGTGATCGAGGAGTCGGGCACGGAGCGGACGCGCACCGAGCCGTTCATCGACGTGCTCCGCGAGCTGATGACGGAGTTCCAGTCGCCGACGGTGCCGGGCCTGCCGCGGTTCACGGGCGGCGCCGTCGGCTACGTCGACTACGACGCGGCGGAGTGGTTCGAGCCGGCGGTCGCGCTCGCCGTGCTGCCGCTCGACCGCGACCTCGCGGCCTTCATGGTGTTCGACACGGTGCTCGCGTTCGATCACGTGAAGCACCGCATCCTGGCGATCTCGAACGCCCGCGTGCGGCCGGGTGCCGACCTGCGCGCGCTCTACGATTTCGCCTGCGCGAAGATCGCGTTCCTCGAGCGCGAGCTGGAGGGGACACTGTCGCGGCCGCGGCGCGTCGATCCGGGGCCGCTCGCGTTCGCCGCCAATCAGACGCGCGAAGCGTTCGAGGCGGCCGTCCGCCAGATCCAGGAGGACATCGCGGCCGGCGAGATCTACCAGGCCGTGCTGTCGCAGCGGTTCGACGCCGACACGACCGCATCGCCGTTCGACATCTACCGCGCGCTTCGCCACGTGAACCCGTCGCCGTACATGTTCTTCATCCGCATGGGTGCCGACGCCATCATCGGCGCGTCACCAGAAATGCTCGTGCGCGTGGAGGGCCGGCACGTCGAGACCCATCCGATTGCCGGCACCCGCCGGCGCGGGGCGACCGAGGAGGAAGACCGCCAGCTCGCCGACGAGCTGCGCCAGAACGAGAAGGAGCGTGCCGAGCACGTCATGCTGGTGGATCTCGGGCGCAACGACATCGGCCGCGTGGCCGAGATCGGCAGCGTGCGCGTGGCCGAGTACATGGCGATCGAGCGCTACTCGCACGTGATGCACCTCGTGTCGCGCGTGGAAGGGCGGCTGGCGGCGGATCGCGATCGGCTCGACGCGCTCATCGCCGCGTTTCCCGCCGGCACGCTCACGGGCGCGCCGAAGATCCGGGCCATGCAGATCGTCGGTGCGCTCGAGCCGGCGCGGCGCGGCCTCTACGGCGGCGCGGTCGGGTATCTCGACTTCGCGGGCAACCTCGACTTCTGCATCGCGATCCGGACGATCACCATGCGCGAGGGGCGCGTGCGCATCCAGGCCGGCGCCGGCATCGTCGCCGACTCGACGCCCGCCGCCGAGTACGAGGAAACTCGCGACAAGGCACGTGCGCTCATGCAGGCGCTCGAGATGGCGCACCAGGGGCTGTGA